GTGACTGTCGTTCGGGGAGAGGAAACTGCTGGGATTTTTCCTTTTGATAAAACGTCTGCCTGTCAGCCACGTCCTGTGTCTCTATGTGCGAGTGTGTCCTGTTTGCGTTATTTATGCGCGGgcattaaaatacaatttttatgcTCGCCATCGCCAGACTTATCCTTTGACTCACGCGGACGCCTTGCTATTCCCAATCCTTGGCTCATCCCAGTCTCAACCTTTCGCTGAGAGAAAATGTGTTGCAttagcacaaaaaaaaacattttaaaacagACAACAACAAAGTTATTTTAAGGAAAGCAATAGTTGAAATTTTGTATCAACAGCTTTTATACGTAAAATAACCATGAAAAAGCGTTTGGATATGTTGGAAATCTCAATTGTTCTActattttttctcagtgcaatgccacctccacctccattGGCATCAGCATCCACGTCTTTTGGGGCCAGCTCTTCAGAAGCATCTTTATTGAGTGTAAATGCGCGTGGCGaaagcatatttatttacgttgagctgcttatttatttggcaaatGGTTTTGCATTtgtcaacagcagcagcagcagcagcagcaacaaagtgGTAAAAGTGGGAAGAGAGTGGCACAGAGGAGCAGCGGCGACAacttgcatttcaatttggaCCACGGTCCCCAATCGTCTGCCCCAAAAAAAGGGGGTGAATCTGAGTCTGCATTTGGGTATTTGTCTATTTGGCATTGTGTGTTGCTGGGGTTATTTAACAGCTCGTTTAACTAACACAAAGAGACCTTATTTACGCAAGACGGAACTTTTGAAATGGGGCATTTAATGAGTTATATCAGTCACAAATTAAGGGCCAAGATTATAAGCTAAGTTTCGGGGGTCAATGCCAGTAGTAAATAATATTCCGGCGAGTAATATTAACCAGTGAAACCTCAAATATTTCAGATCATTTTCAAAGTGGTAATTGTATAGTTTAAAGGGTGTTGAGGAACAGTATGCATGTCATCTATGATAGATGATAGCTTAAGCAGATTCTAGCCATGTTTGTCTGTCCAATTGTCCAATTGTCCCTTGTTTTCTCTATCAATATACACCTGTACACACCTACTATTTCCCTAGCAGAAATGCAAGCAAAGGTAATTCAatagtcgggaaactcgaAACGTTGGCTTTCTCTCATGCTAATTTATGTGGTGGTTTGTCGACAATACAATTTGAGGTGATGCCTTCAATTAATTCAAACTTTAATAATTGATAGATTTCCCCGCAAAGTAGGTAAATTCCAATATTTATGGTGGCATGTCGTCCTGATTAACCTTTGAGATTCGGCCGAATAGTTTCAGGCTGCACACGACAAGCCAATGCTGCCACTTAATGATGCATTAAAGCGTTAACATTAATATAGGCCGCATCACCACAACACACCACAGAGAATCCTTacgctcgcacacacacacacacacacgctcaaTTTTAAGCCATCGACATTGTGACACTTGgtgctttaattaaattttcgaTAATTGCATGCACCGAAGAGCCGCCAAAGGACATGACATCGATGGAAATATGAGACGCAGGGCGGAGTCAGTATATCATAAATGCTGATCCtgataattattttaaagtcaTTCAAGCTGAGTGTGCACattgaaatttcaattgaagAGTTCTTCccaaaaaatgttatttaaaaattttgactCAAACATGGTATATActtgtgtaaattaaatatttcattttgaatataattttgaatttaaatacaaattataatataCTTAATCCTCAGACTaattaatatcataaaatCCTCTTATTCCATACATTTTTCAGCCCTGGCGGCTCTCGCAAATGCCAGCAGGGTAATgagaatatttttattggcgCCCGACGCATTTAAGtggcatttttaaattgattaaaaaagAATTGGTGATGCAGCCAGTGCCTTCTTCGCAGTTTTCATTCGCTACTCCAGCTCATTGTGGCTCTGAATTTTCCCCTTGTTTTTTCGCAGGCGTTTAATTAACGAGGCCTGGACGACATTTGTGCCGAGcgacatttttaatttcctttattttgtACTCAGCAACATCGGAAGTGCCGTCAGCCAAACCGGAAGTACgccgctcacacacacactcacactaaCAAACTACGAGCCATAACCAAAGTCGAAGAGTGTCAAAGAGGCGCATAATTAActtgttgccacgcccacagccggtacttgaaataaaaacgaagagcagcacaaaaaaaaaagcgaaaaaaaatgcatGAAATGCAAGTAAAACAGTCGAGAAGTAGAGCCAGCCAACTTTCACTGCGGCTAAACTTGGCCAGAAATGAGCAGACATCTCCTCAGTCGGAAGTCCGAGACATCgtcgaaacttttgccataGCTCGAACATAATTATAAAAGTTTCGACAAGTATTTGCCCAGGTGGGCCAGTGTTCGTGCAAAAAATAAGTCGAAGAAACGGGGGGAGGggggaaaaataaagaaaaaaacaaaaatgggaaaaaaatagAAGGCAAAGGAAGAGAAACCGGACCAAGGTCTGCCAAGTGCCAAATGCCAAGTGCCAGGAGCAACGGCGGCAGCAACTTTATTCTTGGCCGTTCCCTACTAATTAGCCTGCTATTGGCATTTTTGCTTAAACGCTTAACGAGCTCCTAGAAATTGCCAGTTGCTTTTGCATCCGTTAATTGCCTCGACCCCGCCCAATTGCCCACGATTTCGCTCCTTTGGCTTTGGGAGCCAAAAACACTTCTCGCCAGTGCCGAGTATGTTCGCAAATGTGATGGCTAATACGTCTTgcgctgcgtatacgtaatttctGTGTAAGCCATGCTCCTGGCGGGACCATCAAAAAACCGTTGACTCGACCCGCCGCAAAACCGTGATCCTATCTGCTCCTGACAACGAGCAAACAACAACCGAAGGCTAATGATTTTTGGGCCTGGCTAAAGTCGGTTCGGCGGTACCCTTTAGCGAAAGGCAAGCTGCTATCCATGGTTTATCCATCTTTAAAGTAAGTCTTCTGAtaggaaaatatatacaatacatagtGATGCTAAATAGCTAAATTGCGATACATTCAAGTTATGTTTAGCAATCTGAATTGGTaagaaattatcaaaaaattcCGAAGTCATATTTATGGCATTCCTCAAGTAACACAGCATCTATGTTTGCACTTTCAAAGGGTATTGGCAATCGGGTCAGGCAGGAAAATCTCTGTGCAGGCACTTAAGcgatgattgaagtgagtagCCGGTTTTTTGGTCCTGTTCCTCGACTACCTCGACTACTCACCTTTTCCGCCGTTCCTCGAATTTGTGGTGTTACCTATGTATGTACGAATGTTGGAACCGTAGAACAGGGCCACTTGGAAATTGCTTTGAAGGGCTGCTGATGCGGATGCTGCCGTACCATTTCTCCTTTCTTATCTCACTAAAATAGGCATTGTTGGTCCCGGTTATGTTtgctgtgtgtgcgtgtgtgtatgtgtgcgtgcttGGCCTGGCcctttcttttgatttttgccaTGCACgcatgaaaattgttttccttttgttcCGGGCACAGGACTCAGGACGAGCAACAAACAAAGGCCAAAGGTTGTTGACAGCGTCGGAAAACTATGCTATGGATTATGATGCTGCCAACAGCTAAGTGCGTTCTTAGGGGCGCTTCAAAGGACGGGGCGTGGCAGGACATGTGGGCAGCAAAAGGGCGCGTATTGACAATGGGCTGGCAAGGGTTCTCCTCGCTGAGTTAAGGCTTTAACCAACTAGGCAAATGCAGGTGAATCCGGCTGGGTCTGATGCTGAAAAGGCCTGATCGAAAGCCAAATGGGCAGGGAAGCGGAAGACACTTTGAGGGATGGGCGATAGCTGGCTTTGTACAATAACAAAATCACCTTACCCTCGAAATGCAAGTAAAAGTGGATTCTCGTCctcaaaaatgttttgaaagtGAACAAGTGGAAGTGTCACAGCTTTAAATACACGGAAGGTTTATAAGTCTTGAACTTTAATAGCAAGTTACACTAAGATTAGATTAGAAAATAAACGTAGCTTGTTTAAATCTCACTTAAGATCTCAACTATAAATGAACCAAAAAGCTTATTAATAAGCAGGTTTAGTGTTTTCCCCAAATTGGGTTGCATAACTACGAACGCAGTTTGAAAACCTCACCTATGCCATATTTTCTTTCTCCTTTAAGTTgatatttcgaaaaaaaaaacgtagcaaaagttgcaaagttAACTACGCAAATCGTTCTGTGAATACGGATTTATTTAATCAGGCTCAAATGGCGCTTATCCTGGCTGTGGAAATGGAGCTGCTTACTTAGCATCGTTATGGCCAACGATTTATGCATAAGCGGCGAATAAGGAGCATTACAATTTGGCTAAATCTCTGAGCACCCACGTATGTGAATGGGCATCCTGCTTATGTGCATGTGAATGAATCCAGCCACGGAGACAAACGGCAGCCACTTAAAACTGTCACAAGTTAAAAACCGCAAACTGCAATAGCAACAAGGATTGCACCTCCCCAAAGGGTTGCGAACAGGACTCAAGTAGGGGCGGTggaatggggaaaaaaaaaccggaATGAGGTGCACGTAGGGAGCAAAGAGAGACATTATGCGACGGCATGGAAACACACAACAATTTCACAGACAATGAATACATTGGCGAAATGAGCGGGTGGGCGAAGGACTCCTAGACACGAGGACaaaggaatttaaataaatgcatgtGCACGAGTTGGGGTAGAAAAAAATCACAACAATTGGTTTCACACTGCAGGAAAAATCGCAACAATTGCAGACAAattacactgggaaaaaaggGTGTGATAAAAAGATAATACTATCTGTGTAGGAATTATCTTAAcaataaaatgatttatatgATTATAGCTACTTTTTTAGagaacttttttttaacaagtaTGAAGTGTTTGATTCTAAATGTATTTAGCACCactttttttctctgtgcactGAAAAGTCGGTGGTTTAGATGATTGGGGGAGAAGGTTAGTGGGATTGGGCGAAAAAGAAGGATGGCCTTACAGCCACTCGAGGACAACGGCGAGCGATGactttgcattttgcattttacattTACTTTTTGCAACTTTCGAGTTACTCCGGGCGAAAGCAGTTTGAAAATTATTGCAGATCCTGAAACTGGAGTCAGCAGCTTCTTTGGCTTCTTTGCCTCTTTCCTTCTTGGCCACATTTCAATGTTGCGTTTTTGGAGTTATTTTAAGCCatcgttgttgttttgcttgttgttgctgcttacACACGCAAATGTCTTATTTATGCTCAGCACTTTTtgcccaccacccacaagcttttcccccattttccgcCCGGCGACAACTTCTTGCGGCTGAATGTCGTCGACATTGCTTTCTGCTCCGGGTTACCCACTTTCCCGCACCCTTCTTCACCCTTTTGGGGGATGTGAGTGGGAGTTTTTCCTCGTCTTCATCCCTGCGGTCCTCTTGCAAATGTTGCCTCGAACATAAGCCGTAGTAGAAAATGTAAAACCGTGAAAACTTTTAAGATGATCATTTCGCAGGggattttcattatttattctttttgaAAAGGTTTGGGTAATTAGGGTAATAgaaattttacattttgtaataaaataaaatcgaagTAATAAATCTAAAAACGAAGGAATGTCAATAAGCAAACCCAAATGGGTGAATTTCTTAGTTAATCATACTTTGTTATAATCCATATTAACAATACTGTTTAAATGACTACTTAGTGTAAATAGAACATACCTCTCATCGGCTAACTTATGGGATGGAACTTATGGAATTAATCAGTGCACATGGAATTAAAGTGTCAGGGATTGGGCGATGGATTTCGAAAAGGtcaccaaaaaccaaaagcatTGTATTGGATGCATGCCCACGCATTGATATCCACTTTTTGATGCCGCCCGAAGCGCTGGGGAGCGGAATCCCCGCAGCGCCCCCACTGATCCCCCAATCAAAAGCCAAGCCTGCCAGTCCAATTGTTCATGGGAACACAAAGCTTGGATTGCATTTGGTCCGACTTTTGTGGAGCAGCTTCCCTGCAAGGATTTTCGCTATGCCATCGTACTTCAACTTCAGTCCGGGGCTTTCTTATGCAAAAATCCATTCTTGTTGCTTGTTATTCTGGCataaaagaaaattgtttatataGCTGAGAATATATATTTGACAAGAAGCGGAGCAAAGGATTCCACGAGGAAGAGTTGCCAGCGCATACTTTATTTTCTACGCTTTTTTcccttcgttttttttttttttttttgttctttttggAGGCGACACAGGACAGGACAGACCGAGCTGCTTAGCCCTGGCTCTAATAGAGCCTTGCCAGGACTTTTTATGCTTCTTATTAAGGCTGGAGAGGATTCGCCCCGCTCAAATTCTCCCCGCATCCTTGCTTTTCCTTATTTATTGTCATGGATATTTGAGTCAAGTTTTTGCTGCACTCCTTTGTGGCCCGTGGataatatacaattttttaatgGCACATAATCACGTTAACTGAAAACTGTCGTTGCCACTAACTTAATAAGCAGCAAGTCCAAAGTTCGCCGGACGAGAGAGCACTGGACAGCTGGGCACGTTATGCAATTTAAcagaattatttaaatttcaacgAAACTTCTGAAGTGGGGCATGAAAAGTGAGCGGCAAAGTTTGCAACATGGCAACAACTTCACTCACCATGGGTCAGTGTTGCAATGGGCAACTTTTAAATTAACCCTAATTCAGAATGCGCCTGCAGCAactaaatggaaataaaaataaaaatgaaataaaacttaagtacaaatacaaataaaaataaacaaatgagaaaaaaaaaggcagagGCAAAGAAATGGTGGCCAACAAGTTTACAATATTCTTGCGCATTCTTCAACtttaacaatttattaaatgggTCAAAAGCCACTAAAACTTCATTTATCATTGCATGAGCAGGCACTgcaccacgcccaccgccaACCGCCCACccgcctgccacgccccctcgtGCCGCCCACGGGCAACCAGCACGTCAGTCCGTTGAAATGCCAACAAATCGCAGAGACGAATGAGCTCGGCAAACTTGAAGCGCTTCCGGTATGCCACAGCTACTTTTCTCCTCGCTCCAGTTTCCCTGGACTTTTGCCGGGCATGTCGGCACTTCAGGGATATTTGTCATGGAGATGGGGTCGTTACGAACAGAGTCCGCCAAACTTGTTGTGCTTAAAGTCCTGTATTAGATTGGGTTTAAATCACAGCTAGAAAGTAAATAGGCAGTCTTCCCGTTCGCCTTATCCAACTTTAAACTATATATGCAATTAACTTAACTATAGAAACATTCATAAATCTTTGATTCGTATGTTcatttacaatttacaattgaaaaattgtattttgaacTTACAGACTCCGTTTTGATAGAAAAGCCTTATTTTTATAAAGATAGGATATTCCAAAGCCTGCAATTCAGCtactcaaaatatttaattagccTATCCATCTGTGCCTTGACTTGATATTTAAGGTTATTAGCTTAGACTTTTCTCTCtcttatataaaatataacatcGCGTGCTTGCAGTGAATTCTTAAAGATTCTATATGTATTCAGCTACTATATATTATTTCAGCTTACTTATAGGCATTAAGCTATTAAAGTAGTTCTCGTACGTCCTGTTGGACGTACAGTCCAATTAGGACGTCGAGCTATATAGAGGTGGTGTCCCtgggaaatataaaaatcaaacGTCTTGTGGATCGAGTTATGTCCGGATTTGGAGCTCTAGTGATGGGAATTGGTCTTGATGTGGGAGGCTCTCTTGTGGGTTCGTTGAAAATGAATGTCAGTCGTCGAGTAGTTCTTACTTGAGGTCGGGTCCATAAAGTGGATTTTGTGGCTCTAACTGGAGACCTGGTGGGGTTTGAAGGTCTTACCGGAGGTCGCGTCCATAGAGTGGCTCGAATTGTAGGCCTAATAGTGGGTCTGATTGGGTGTCTAGGCGTGGGTCGTACTGTTACTCTAATGGGAGGTCTTGTCCATAGAGTGGGACCCACTCTTGAGCGCGTTGGACGCACCGTTGGCAATGGAGGACGCACTGGCGGCCTGGTCCATAGTGTGGGCCTTATATTTGGCCTAGTCGGTAGTAATTTGGTGGGTGCCCTTGACCAGATCAGAAATTTTCTAGTGGTTCGCACTGCAGGTGGCCTAGTGGGCCTGGCGGTGGGTCTTCGGGTCAGTGGTGGTTTTGGGATTCTCCTGGTTGGTTGCCTTGTTATGGGACGTCTTCTGGTGGGCCTGGGTGGTGGAATAGTTGGTCTCCTGATGGGTGGTGCATTAGGAGGTCTAACAAATCGCGGTGATGTTGGTCTGAATGCCGTATCGTTAGCCTTGGCAATGGTGGTTTTGGCCTTGGAGGCGGTGGTCTGGCTATTGGTctgggcggtggtggtggcagtggTGCTCTTGATAGTGAATATGCCGGTGTTCCATGGATATGAACTAAACTCAAGCAGAGCAGCCAACAAAAGAGCACCAGCGCAAGTCGCATTTTGTGTGGCTGTTACGAACGAGTGCTCCGATTTATTTATATAGGTTACTATATAAAgaccaaaaataaacacagATGGTTGGCGAAAGAATTTGTGCCTTTGTCTTTAGACTTCACTCGGTAGTTAAACGTTTTATTAAACATACATAATTACATGATTTCTTGCTTTTTTTCGTCTACTTCACTTATCTTTTGGTTTCTCGGTTTTTGGGCTGGGTATTGTATCCTTTGTATCATATGTATGCGCATTGTGTATAATACTTGTACATTTCTATATAAATGTATACCGTATATgagtattttctttttgtttcaatacatatatatatatatatatatacgagtatagAGAGAATTTCTTTTAATATCGGCTCAACAAACATAACTGTGAGTGCAGTTGTACAGAATGCATAATACTAAGGTTCATCTACCCGAAAAATCTTCAGAAATATGGTGCTGTACACAAGAACTGGCGTATCGTTACTATAAAATAtccaatttaatttgctatcaacaatatttaaatataatgttTACAGtattcaatatatatttatgtttatgtataTCGAGCGAAAGATTTGCTATATGAAATCAggaaaaaatatgttttaggTACAAATACAGTTTAGTTTACCTTTTCACTTTGGTGCGTCAACTTTCATATACTATATAAacgtatattatatattactaTGTTATATGTTTTCTTAGGTATGTCAAAATATGTCATTTTGTTAGTTTATTTgtgtaaaaattaaaatattcaacagTTGATTGCAATGAGGCGGATTTTCATAATATCAATCGTTACAACATTTGTTAATCCTTTGGTTTAAGTTTTCTCGTTTATTTGCAGGTTTTCATCTCTATGttgctt
The sequence above is drawn from the Drosophila melanogaster chromosome 2R genome and encodes:
- the CG43428 gene encoding uncharacterized protein (non-AUG (CUG) translation initiation) codes for the protein MLEFSSYPWNTGIFTIKSTTATTTAQTNSQTTASKAKTTIAKANDTAFRPTSPRFVRPPNAPPIRRPTIPPPRPTRRRPITRQPTRRIPKPPLTRRPTARPTRPPAVRTTRKFLIWSRAPTKLLPTRPNIRPTLWTRPPVRPPLPTVRPTRSRVGPTLWTRPPIRVTVRPTPRHPIRPTIRPTIRATLWTRPPVRPSNPTRSPVRATKSTLWTRPQVRTTRRLTFIFNEPTREPPTSRPIPITRAPNPDITRSTRRLIFIFPRDTTSI